A window of Corallococcus macrosporus DSM 14697 contains these coding sequences:
- a CDS encoding ArsR/SmtB family transcription factor produces MEELSQSFRVLGDPTRLRILRLVAEAPLNVTELVSLVGVAQSSVSHHLGKLKGLGLLREERHAGYSYYSLALEQADARWPLVQMARQAEDPAGDSARLKDLLRAREDRQALNERLLEPGQSWFLWAGALASLLPPLEVADFGCGTGVLSVAIARWARRVWAIDQNADALDQARERAHREELENIRFLREDLHRLSLPSASLDLVVISQSLHHVEEPQAVLAEAARLLKPGSRLVVLELMPHEERWVLERLGHRHLGFAPEPLEAALREAGFTSLTRETHARDGASPFRVFLLTGVKPS; encoded by the coding sequence ATGGAAGAGCTGTCCCAGTCATTCCGGGTGCTCGGAGACCCGACGCGGCTGCGCATCCTCCGGCTGGTGGCCGAGGCCCCGTTGAACGTGACGGAGCTGGTGTCCCTGGTGGGCGTGGCGCAGTCCTCCGTGTCCCACCACCTGGGCAAGCTGAAGGGCCTGGGGTTGCTGCGCGAGGAGCGCCACGCGGGCTACAGCTACTACTCGCTGGCCCTGGAGCAGGCGGACGCGCGCTGGCCGCTGGTGCAGATGGCGCGGCAGGCGGAGGACCCGGCGGGGGACTCGGCGCGGCTGAAGGATTTGCTCCGGGCGCGCGAGGACCGTCAGGCCCTCAATGAGCGGCTGCTGGAGCCGGGGCAGTCCTGGTTCCTGTGGGCGGGCGCGCTGGCGTCCCTGCTGCCGCCGCTGGAGGTGGCGGACTTCGGCTGCGGCACCGGCGTGCTGAGCGTGGCCATTGCCCGCTGGGCGCGCCGCGTCTGGGCCATTGACCAGAACGCGGACGCGCTGGACCAGGCGCGGGAGCGGGCCCACCGCGAGGAGCTGGAGAACATCCGCTTCCTCCGGGAGGACCTGCATCGCCTGTCGCTCCCGTCCGCCAGCCTGGACCTGGTGGTGATTTCGCAGAGCCTCCACCACGTGGAGGAGCCCCAGGCGGTGCTGGCCGAGGCGGCTCGCCTGCTCAAGCCGGGCAGCCGGCTGGTGGTGTTGGAGTTGATGCCGCACGAGGAGCGCTGGGTGCTGGAGCGGCTGGGGCACCGGCACCTGGGCTTCGCGCCCGAACCCCTCGAAGCCGCGCTGCGCGAGGCCGGCTTCACGTCGCTGACCCGCGAAACGCATGCCCGGGACGGCGCCAGTCCCTTCCGCGTCTTTCTGCTCACTGGAGTCAAACCGTCATGA
- the ltrA gene encoding group II intron reverse transcriptase/maturase: protein MSRQEGSNPPGGPESTDKVRQLQRKLFVAAKRCRERRFHALYDRVHRSDVLWEAWQRVRRNKGAAGVDSVTLAAVEQYGAQRLVQELGEVLRAGTYKPPAVLRRFIPKADGKLRPLGIPTVQDRIVQMAVKLVLEPVFEADFLPSSYGFRPRRSAVQALERIREAVNAGCHHVLDADIRDYFGSIDHELLMERVERRVSDRRVLKLLRQWLSAGVVEEGRYSETVSGTPQGGVISPLLSNIYLHFFDSVWQRQCAQVGELVRYADDFVVLCKGREAAEEAERRVRIIFGRLKLQLHPEKTRRVELTEGKEGFDFLGCHLHKRMSGKLWQQRGVRRYYLQRWPSARSMKRVRARVKELTSRQRHGVKDVREIIGGLNPVLRGWGNYFRTGNAARKFNQLDSYVFRRLHQFMVKRRGRKLRAGQADAWNRAWFWERGLHRLHGTIRYPKPCMLHDNTLVKPYAGKPHVRFERRRVETGR, encoded by the coding sequence ATGAGCCGCCAAGAAGGCTCCAATCCCCCCGGTGGGCCAGAGTCCACCGACAAAGTTCGACAACTCCAGCGCAAGCTCTTCGTGGCAGCCAAGCGGTGCCGGGAGCGCCGTTTCCATGCGCTGTATGACCGAGTCCACCGGAGTGACGTCCTGTGGGAAGCATGGCAGCGGGTCCGACGCAACAAGGGCGCTGCCGGCGTGGATTCAGTCACGCTGGCGGCGGTGGAGCAGTACGGCGCACAGCGGCTGGTGCAGGAGCTGGGCGAGGTACTGCGAGCAGGAACCTACAAACCGCCCGCGGTGCTCAGGCGGTTCATTCCCAAGGCGGACGGGAAACTCAGGCCGCTGGGCATTCCGACGGTGCAGGACCGTATCGTGCAGATGGCGGTGAAGCTGGTGCTGGAGCCTGTCTTCGAGGCGGATTTTCTTCCGTCGTCGTATGGCTTCCGGCCACGTCGAAGCGCGGTGCAGGCCCTGGAGCGCATCCGGGAGGCAGTCAATGCCGGGTGTCACCACGTGCTCGACGCGGACATCCGCGACTACTTCGGCAGCATCGACCATGAGCTGCTGATGGAGCGGGTGGAGCGGCGGGTGTCGGACCGGAGGGTGCTCAAGCTGCTGAGGCAGTGGCTGAGTGCGGGAGTGGTGGAGGAGGGCCGGTACTCCGAGACGGTCTCGGGGACACCGCAGGGGGGAGTGATTTCCCCGCTGCTCTCCAACATCTACCTGCACTTCTTCGACAGCGTGTGGCAGCGGCAGTGCGCGCAGGTGGGCGAGCTGGTGCGCTACGCGGATGACTTCGTGGTGCTGTGCAAAGGCCGCGAAGCTGCCGAGGAGGCCGAACGAAGGGTGCGCATCATCTTCGGGAGGCTGAAGCTGCAACTGCACCCGGAGAAGACGCGGCGAGTGGAACTCACCGAGGGCAAGGAAGGCTTCGACTTTCTGGGCTGTCACCTGCACAAGCGCATGTCGGGCAAGCTGTGGCAGCAGCGGGGAGTGCGCCGCTACTACCTCCAGCGGTGGCCGTCAGCGCGGAGCATGAAGCGGGTGAGGGCTCGGGTGAAGGAGCTGACGAGCCGACAGCGGCACGGGGTGAAGGATGTCCGAGAAATCATCGGCGGCCTGAACCCGGTGTTGCGAGGATGGGGCAACTACTTCCGCACCGGGAACGCGGCCCGAAAGTTCAATCAACTCGACTCCTACGTCTTCCGGCGGCTGCACCAGTTCATGGTGAAACGCAGAGGCAGGAAGCTGCGGGCCGGCCAGGCGGACGCATGGAATCGAGCGTGGTTCTGGGAAAGAGGCCTGCACCGGTTGCATGGGACGATTCGCTACCCGAAACCGTGCATGCTGCACGACAACACTCTCGTTAAGCCGTATGCGGGAAAACCGCACGTACGGTTTGAAAGGAGGAGGGTGGAAAC
- the metH gene encoding methionine synthase, protein MTSPVPAALPLPPGENGRRVEALRAAMRERVLVLDGAMGTLLQNEDLKAADFGGPEYEGCNEHLVLTRPELVESIHARYLAAGADVTETDSFGGTPLVLAEFGLGHKALEINEVSARLARNAAAAAEAKDGRMRWVAGSMGPTTKAISVTGGVTFEELVENFAVQAEGLALGGSDYLLIETAQDTRNVKAALIGIERAFQKLGYALPVAVSGTIEPMGTMLAGQSVESLAASLEHADLLYLGLNCATGPDFMTDHLRSLASMSAFPVSCVPNAGLPDENGNYLETPEMLARSVRRFCEQGWLSVVGGCCGTHAGHIEALARAVQGLKPRTGTPRPRASLSGVDYLEVTDELRPLIVGERTNVIGSKKFKELIVAGQFDDASEIARAQVKRGAQVIDICLANPDRDELEDMRSFLEVVVKKVRVPLMIDSTDERVIEMALTYSQGKAIINSVNLEDGEERFEKVVPLARRFGAALVVGCIDEVGMAVTRQRKLEVAERSYELLTTKYGMKPEDLYFDPLVFPCASGDAQYTGSGVETIEGVRLIKQRFPRCKTVLGISNVSFGLPTAGREVLNSVFLYHNVQAGLDMALVNSEKLERYPSLPEEERKLSEDLLYNRGADPVTPFAAHFRERKAARVQVSTLPLEERLQRYIIEGTRDGLTADLEVAMQKYTPLEIINGPLMKGMDEVGRLFGANELIVAEVLQSAESMKAAVGFLEPHMSKAQAAMRGKVVLATVKGDVHDIGKNLVEIILANNGFHVVNLGIKVPPEQLVQAVREHQPDILGLSGLLVKSAHQMVATAEDLKRAGVETPILVGGAALSRNFVDRNIAPAYGGGTVAYAQDAMNGLELAKQIVDPSAHEKLRGDLAVRREKLAREVKERPAPAVVVARGRSAEVKVLESVPSAPDFERHVLSNTPLDHIWKFINPVMLYGRHLGLRSSSRVLGTPAEAELAKTEEGRKALALKEAVEELKGFLRGGVMQARAVFQFYKAGSDGNRVVLFDGASGKEAASFDFPRQDREGGLCLADYLRPLEGGAPTDSVAMFVVTAGAGIRELAEELKARGEFLKMHAVQALALETAEGYAELLHTQLRSMWGMPDRPDMTMLERFRAEYAGKRYSFGYPACPRLEDQSKLFAALRPEDIGVQLTDGSMMEPEASVSAIVFHHPQASYFSVT, encoded by the coding sequence ATGACGAGCCCTGTCCCCGCTGCCCTCCCGCTGCCTCCTGGAGAGAATGGCCGCCGCGTGGAGGCCCTGCGCGCCGCGATGCGGGAGCGCGTGCTGGTGCTGGACGGCGCCATGGGCACGCTGCTCCAGAACGAGGACCTCAAGGCCGCGGACTTCGGCGGCCCGGAGTACGAGGGCTGCAACGAGCACCTGGTCCTCACCCGGCCGGAGCTGGTGGAGTCCATCCACGCGCGCTACCTCGCGGCCGGCGCGGACGTGACGGAGACGGACAGCTTCGGCGGCACGCCGCTGGTGCTGGCGGAGTTCGGCCTGGGCCACAAGGCGCTCGAAATCAACGAGGTCTCCGCGCGGCTGGCGCGCAACGCCGCCGCCGCCGCTGAGGCGAAGGACGGCCGCATGCGCTGGGTGGCGGGCTCCATGGGCCCCACCACCAAGGCCATCAGCGTCACCGGCGGCGTCACCTTCGAGGAGCTGGTGGAGAACTTCGCGGTGCAGGCGGAGGGGCTCGCCCTGGGTGGCTCGGACTACCTGCTGATTGAGACGGCGCAGGACACCCGCAACGTGAAGGCGGCGCTCATCGGCATCGAGCGCGCGTTCCAGAAGCTGGGCTACGCGCTGCCGGTGGCGGTGTCCGGCACCATTGAGCCCATGGGCACCATGCTGGCCGGGCAGAGCGTGGAGAGCCTGGCCGCGTCGCTGGAGCACGCGGACCTGCTGTACCTGGGCCTCAACTGCGCCACGGGCCCGGACTTCATGACGGACCACCTGCGCTCGCTGGCGTCGATGAGCGCCTTCCCCGTGTCCTGCGTGCCCAACGCGGGCCTGCCGGACGAGAATGGGAACTACCTGGAGACGCCGGAGATGCTGGCGCGCTCCGTGCGGCGCTTCTGTGAGCAGGGCTGGCTCAGCGTGGTGGGCGGGTGCTGTGGCACGCACGCGGGGCACATCGAGGCGCTGGCCAGGGCGGTGCAGGGGCTGAAGCCGCGCACGGGCACGCCGCGTCCCCGGGCCTCGCTGTCCGGCGTGGACTACCTGGAGGTGACGGACGAGCTGCGCCCCCTCATCGTGGGCGAGCGCACCAACGTCATCGGCAGCAAGAAGTTCAAGGAGCTCATCGTCGCGGGCCAGTTCGACGACGCGTCGGAGATCGCCCGCGCGCAGGTGAAGCGGGGCGCGCAGGTCATCGACATCTGCCTGGCCAACCCGGACCGGGACGAACTGGAGGACATGCGCAGCTTCCTGGAGGTGGTCGTCAAGAAGGTGCGCGTGCCCTTGATGATTGACTCCACCGACGAGCGCGTCATCGAGATGGCGCTCACGTACAGCCAGGGCAAGGCCATCATCAACTCGGTCAACCTGGAGGACGGCGAGGAGCGCTTCGAGAAGGTGGTGCCGCTGGCGCGCCGCTTCGGCGCCGCCCTGGTGGTGGGCTGCATCGACGAGGTGGGCATGGCCGTCACGCGCCAGCGCAAGCTGGAGGTGGCGGAGCGCTCGTACGAGCTGCTGACGACGAAGTACGGCATGAAGCCGGAGGACCTGTACTTCGACCCGCTGGTGTTCCCCTGCGCCTCCGGTGACGCGCAGTACACCGGCAGCGGCGTGGAGACCATTGAAGGCGTGCGGCTCATCAAGCAGCGCTTCCCGCGCTGCAAGACGGTGCTGGGCATCTCCAACGTGTCCTTCGGCCTGCCCACCGCGGGCCGCGAGGTGCTCAACTCCGTCTTCCTGTACCACAACGTCCAGGCGGGCCTGGACATGGCGCTGGTCAACTCGGAGAAGCTGGAGCGCTACCCGTCGCTCCCCGAGGAGGAGCGCAAGCTGTCGGAAGATTTGCTCTACAACCGGGGCGCCGACCCGGTGACGCCCTTCGCCGCGCACTTCCGCGAGCGCAAGGCCGCCCGCGTCCAGGTCAGCACGCTGCCCCTGGAGGAGCGGCTCCAGCGCTACATCATCGAGGGCACGCGGGACGGCCTCACCGCGGACCTGGAAGTGGCGATGCAGAAGTACACGCCGCTGGAGATCATCAACGGGCCCCTGATGAAGGGCATGGACGAGGTGGGCCGCCTCTTCGGCGCCAACGAGCTGATTGTCGCCGAGGTGCTCCAGAGCGCCGAGTCCATGAAGGCGGCGGTGGGCTTCCTGGAGCCGCACATGAGCAAGGCCCAGGCGGCCATGCGCGGCAAGGTGGTGCTCGCCACGGTGAAGGGCGACGTGCACGACATCGGGAAGAACCTGGTGGAAATCATCCTGGCCAACAACGGCTTCCACGTCGTGAATCTGGGCATCAAGGTGCCGCCCGAGCAGCTGGTGCAGGCCGTGCGTGAGCACCAGCCGGACATCCTGGGCCTGTCCGGCCTGCTGGTGAAGAGCGCGCACCAGATGGTGGCCACCGCGGAGGACCTGAAGCGGGCCGGCGTGGAGACCCCCATCCTGGTGGGCGGCGCCGCGCTCAGCCGCAACTTCGTGGACCGGAACATCGCCCCGGCCTACGGCGGGGGCACCGTGGCCTACGCGCAGGACGCCATGAATGGCCTGGAGCTGGCCAAGCAGATCGTGGACCCGTCCGCGCACGAGAAGCTGCGCGGCGACCTGGCCGTGCGCCGCGAGAAGCTGGCGCGCGAGGTGAAGGAGCGGCCGGCCCCGGCGGTGGTGGTGGCGCGCGGGCGCAGCGCGGAGGTGAAGGTGCTGGAGTCGGTGCCGTCCGCGCCGGACTTCGAGCGGCACGTGCTGTCCAACACGCCGCTGGACCACATCTGGAAGTTCATCAACCCGGTGATGCTGTACGGGCGGCACCTGGGGCTGCGCTCGTCGTCGCGCGTGCTGGGCACGCCGGCCGAGGCGGAGCTGGCGAAGACGGAGGAGGGCCGCAAGGCGCTGGCCCTCAAGGAAGCGGTGGAGGAGCTGAAGGGCTTCCTGCGCGGCGGCGTCATGCAGGCGCGCGCCGTGTTCCAGTTCTACAAGGCCGGCAGTGACGGCAATCGCGTCGTCCTCTTCGACGGCGCGTCCGGCAAGGAGGCCGCGTCCTTCGACTTCCCGCGCCAGGACCGCGAAGGCGGCCTGTGTCTGGCGGACTACCTGCGGCCGCTGGAGGGCGGCGCGCCCACGGACTCCGTGGCGATGTTCGTCGTCACCGCGGGCGCAGGCATCCGCGAGCTGGCCGAGGAGCTGAAGGCCCGGGGTGAGTTCCTGAAGATGCACGCGGTGCAGGCCCTGGCGCTGGAAACGGCGGAGGGCTACGCGGAGCTGCTGCACACGCAGCTTCGCAGCATGTGGGGCATGCCGGACCGGCCGGACATGACGATGCTGGAGCGCTTCCGCGCGGAGTACGCGGGCAAGCGCTACTCCTTCGGCTACCCGGCGTGTCCCCGGCTGGAGGACCAGTCGAAGCTGTTCGCGGCGCTGCGGCCGGAGGACATCGGCGTGCAGCTCACGGACGGCTCCATGATGGAGCCGGAGGCCTCGGTGTCCGCCATCGTCTTCCACCACCCGCAGGCGTCGTACTTCTCCGTGACGTGA